From the Leishmania panamensis strain MHOM/PA/94/PSC-1 chromosome 31 sequence genome, one window contains:
- a CDS encoding ferredoxin, 2fe-2s-like protein (TriTrypDB/GeneDB-style sysID: LpmP.31.2350) produces MLVCRRGYSLVTFPRPGSLSAAVASIQLSRASCSSAASPSSPSSTFLRSATPGKVRVRIRTRDGAVHERMYKDGDNLMESIRDDSTLSVDVPGACNGTCQCSTCHVLLHSAEWARKVESLFPITDAEQDCLDKAPDVSDTSRLGCQLTLSDELNGLEIDLPKRTLDVRWQATFRRTTSK; encoded by the coding sequence ATGCTTGTCTGTCGCCGCGGTTATTCTCTTGTGACTTTTCCGCGGCCTGGAAGTCtcagtgctgcggtggcgtccATCCAGCTGTCCAGGGCAtcgtgcagctctgcagcttccccctcttctccctcctcgacTTTCCTCCGTTCCGCGACACCTGGCAAGGTTCGCGTGCGTATCCGCACCCGCGACGGAGCCGTGCACGAGCGTATGTACAAGGACGGCGACAACTTGATGGAGTCGATCCGCGATGACTCTACGTTGTCGGTGGATGTCCCGGGAGCCTGCAACGGCACCTGTCAGTGTTCCACCTGTCATGTTCTTCTTCACTCTGCGGAGTGGGCGCGCAAAGTGGAGAGTCTGTTTCCCATCACTGACGCGGAGCAGGATTGCCTTGACAAGGCGCCTGATGTCTCGGATACCTCACGACTCGGCTGCCAGCTCACCTTGTCAGACGAGCTCAATGGACTGGAAATCGACCTACCAAAGCGTACGCTGGATGTGCGATGGCAGGCCACCTTTCGGCGGACCACCTCGAAGTGA
- a CDS encoding hypothetical protein (TriTrypDB/GeneDB-style sysID: LpmP.31.2360), with the protein MLSAPRREAFWALLLTIALLSSTNGWASRASIVAYTATSVTRSQLADASLEHWAQYQTLCGAPGAARKIPLVDSLNRVFENVATANARFPFYAWGNSSWYVSSMGFLSPTPYGMCNGYCAARFFADLGGTYAFSSDTSVLYGGGGDWPMIGLYAMPFETTAASASESFILTLDSSADGAAYTAVEYCSVPALNQAATAEARLTAQVVVYANGTIIMRYASLPDTRALPAYMPSTGLIYSKTLRTVVPTPTAANGIAAYRFDPVLDACAGHGDAPACTADTGRGCVWCFSTSACCASTLVSEVCPRGQWTAPASSTAAFTPQQFYDVTVDFDTPFVAMADRSHTFALASGYFPLALANPQQNIPLFRTPSLERVYCIPGASCPMQTNTHPCGLLGNTCVNGNYTFSILALESEFIFAKAGRWDARALPQRSRGEELCEEAAGCAEGVVGRLTGAAFSNHYSSMPLFSVQLYADISGVVDVTIQCASCAPGDPMLAHPPMRVGLVRHGVDDASSVMIPQGLLRSGLHVRFVPKSSCVDCGVNGWCDESSGTCHCQPGYYGKSCAACPACWAGSECDDGSTGSGTCLCKGEACEAACAGTSGGSMASRSCAGCDAVGGRCNCGVCECQGGWGGADCNVAPADACRAYSFDGCEVCGQHEGCVFCHDSTCFNPALSGTPGGYTCSYSTPAADTQACATYRSRGWLPPISASALSAAGTWVTAGAVMAGFITIYVVCWCFSHQKRRDLTVQLAVGTTPTFLKPYREREVVQFDFTRERSLERELMGIPLRQVSLQRLFKRRKVNLMSEH; encoded by the coding sequence ATGTTGTCTGCACCACGTAGGGAAGCCTTCTGGGCCCTTTTGCTCACCATTGCACTTCTTAGTAGCACCAACGGATGGGCCAGCAGAGCGAGCATTGTAGCCTATACCGCCACCTCAGTGACGCGGAGTCAGCTCGCTGACGCGTCGCTGGAACACTGGGCACAGTACCAGACCCTGTGCGGCGCGCCAGGCGCTGCGCGAAAGATCCCACTCGTGGATTCACTGAACCGAGTCTTTGAGAACGTCGCCACCGCGAATGCCCGCTTCCCCTTCTACGCCTGGGGCAACTCGTCCTGGTACGTGAGCAGCATGGGCTTCCTTTCCCCCACCCCGTACGGCATGTGCAACGGGTACTGCGCGGCGCGTTTCTTTGCCGATCTCGGCGGAACGTACGCGTTTTCGAGCGACACGTCCGTGCTgtacggcggtggcggcgactgGCCCATGATTGGCCTGTACGCGATGCCGTTTGAGACGACCGCGGCGAGTGCGTCGGAGAGCTTCATTTTGACGCTGGACTCCTCcgcagacggcgcagcgTACACGGCAGTGGAGTACTGCAGCGTGCCGGCGCTTAACCAAGCAGCCACCGCGGAGGCCCGGCTgacggcgcaggtggtggtgtacGCGAACGGCACCATCATTATGCGGTACGCCTCGCTGCCTGACACCcgcgcgctgccggcgtACATGCCGAGCACGGGGCTCATCTACTCAAAGACGCTGCGCACGGTGGTGccgacgccgacggcggcCAACGGCATTGCCGCGTACCGCTTCGACCCCGTGCTTGACGCGTGTGCCGGACATGGCGACGCCCCCGCGTGCACGGCGGACACGGGGCGCGGCTGTGTGTGGTGCTTCTCCACGTCGGCGTGCTGTGCGAGCACGCTGGTGTCGGAGGTGTGCCCGCGCGGGCAGTGGACAGCACCTGCAAGCAGCACGGCCGCCTTCACGCCGCAGCAGTTCTACGACGTCACCGTGGACTTTGACACCCCATTCGTGGCCATGGCAGACCGCAGCCACACCTTCGCACTGGCGAGCGGCTACTTCCCTCTTGCTCTTGCGAACCCTCAGCAAAACATTCCACTGTTCCGGACCCCGTCGCTAGAGCGCGTCTACTGCATCCCTGGCGCCTCCTGCCCCATGCAAACCAACACCCACCCTTGCGGTTTGCTTGGTAACACGTGCGTGAACGGCAACTACACGTTCTCTATCTTGGCGCTTGAATCGGAGTTCATCTTCGCGAAGGCCGGGCGCTGGGATGCACGGGCGCTACCCCAGCGCTCCCGCGGTGAAGAGCTCTGCGAGGAGGCCGCCGGCTGCGCTGAGGGCGTGGTGGGGCGGTTGACCGGGGCTGCCTTCAGCAACCACTACTCCTCCATGCCACTCTTCTCAGTGCAGCTGTACGCCGACATCAGCGGCGTAGTCGACGTCACGATCCAGTGTGCAAGCTGTGCGCCGGGCGACCCGATGCTCGCCCACCCCCCAATGCGCGTTGGGCTTGTCCGCCACGGTGTGGACGACGCATCGTCGGTGATGATCCCGCAGGGCCTCCTGCGCAGCGGGCTGCACGTCCGCTTTGTGCCGAAGTCGAGTTGCGTCGACTGCGGAGTGAACGGCTGGTGTGACGAGTCTTCGGGAACGTGCCACTGCCAGCCGGGGTACTACGGCAAGAGCTGCGCGGCGTGCCCTGCGTGCTGGGCGGGCAGCGAGTGCGACGACGggagcaccggcagcgggACGTGCCTGTGCAAGGGAGAGGCGTGCGAGGCGGCGTGCGCGGGCACCAGCGGCGGGAGCATGGCGtcaaggagctgcgccgggTGTGATGCTGTTGGTGGGCGGTGCAACTGCGGCGTGTGCGAATGCcagggtgggtggggcggCGCGGACTGCAACGTGGCTCCTGCTGACGCGTGCCGTGCGTACTCGTTCGACGGGTGCGAGGTGTGCGGACAGCACGAGGGGTGCGTGTTTTGCCATGACTCGACGTGCTTCAATCCTGCGCTGAGTGGGACGCCTGGCGGGTACACGTGCTCGTACAGCACCCCCGCCGCGGACACGCAGGCATGTGCGACCTACAGGAGCCGTGGTTGGCTTCCACCGATATCAGCGTCAGCTTTATCTGCTGCCGGTACTTGGGTCACGGCGGGGGCGGTTATGGCAGGGTTCATTACGATTTACGTCGTCTGCTGGTGTTTTTCCCACCAAAAGCGTCGTGACCTAACGGTCCAGCTGGCGGTTGGCACAACACCCACCTTCTTGAAGCCATACCGAGAGCGGGAGGTGGTCCAGTTCGACTTCACACGGGAACGGTCTTTGGAGAGGGAGCTCATGGGGATTCCCCTGAGGCAGGTATCCCTCCAGCGGCTGTTTAAGCGTCGCAAGGTAAACTTGATGAGCGAGCATTGA
- a CDS encoding hypothetical protein (TriTrypDB/GeneDB-style sysID: LpmP.31.2370.A~partially sequenced tandemly duplicated gene), which translates to GLRAHVNINFDFIAVVGVAFAVVVPFLLLSLLVFIRRSGRAVNPMEAFAVTGSPELRSLRREREVVQVAFTRGRALERELMGIPLRQVSLQRLFKRRKVNLMSEQ; encoded by the coding sequence GGGGTCTCAGGGCCCATGTGAACATTAACTTTGACTTCATTGCAGTCGTTGGTGTAGCCTTCGCCGTAGTTGTGCCTTTTCTGCTGCTCAGCTTGTTGGTCTTCATTCGCCGCAGTGGTAGAGCAGTGAATCCAATGGAGGCATTTGCAGTGACGGGTTCACCTGAATTGCGTAGTCTGCGGCGGGAACGGGAGGTGGTCCAGGTCGCCTTCACACGGGGACGGGCTTTAGAGAGGGAGCTCATGGGGATTCCCCTGAGGCAGGTATCCCTCCAGCGGCTGTTCAAGCGTCGCAAGGTAAACTTGATGAGCGAGCAGTAG
- a CDS encoding hypothetical protein (TriTrypDB/GeneDB-style sysID: LpmP.31.2370.B~partially sequenced tandemly duplicated gene) — translation MTPFSARTLSVFASIFLVTFILSVAVTPGAASVVRYTVIPVTQSDLSELPSTHWAQYQTLCGAPGAARKIPLVDSLNRVFENVATANARFPFYAWGNSSWYVSSMGFLSPTPYGMCNGYCAARFFADLGGTYAFSSDTSVLYG, via the coding sequence ATGACGCCTTTCAGTGCCCGAACGCTTTCCGTATTCGCGAGTATCTTCTTAGTGACCTTCATTCTCTCGGTCGCTGTGACACCAGGTGCTGCCTCTGTTGTGAGGTATACAGTCATACCGGTTACTCAGTCGGACTTATCAGAACTACCTTCCACACACTGGGCACAGTACCAGACCCTGTGCGGCGCGCCAGGCGCTGCGCGAAAGATCCCACTCGTGGATTCACTGAACCGAGTCTTTGAGAACGTCGCCACCGCGAATGCCCGCTTCCCCTTCTACGCCTGGGGCAACTCGTCCTGGTACGTGAGCAGCATGGGCTTCCTTTCCCCCACCCCGTACGGCATGTGCAACGGGTACTGCGCGGCGCGTTTCTTTGCCGATCTCGGCGGAACGTACGCGTTTTCGAGCGACACGTCCGTGCTGTACGGT
- a CDS encoding hypothetical protein (TriTrypDB/GeneDB-style sysID: LpmP.31.2380) has translation MFYTYAEKHGSGFFGSWQTRQVAFDTLRRYLYYSEPVTNVIPLAHSHTLMATDITTTTTSHDGSSGNDVAQLARTSPAASSSTSVGYAVDEVAVPPASVTWRCKVKVSRVLPLATMPEFRPDRCADERDLYQLEIQGETRPMVRGEIPPAGPLLCPAAGLSQLERSRCCTSNDAYIRDPFFLKELFDSLRDQFEHLANRRTQAAAAAAAVSGDGLNGLTSYAVVGAGVQTLVSPRGPKGELLHDGVVTPVRLIFRCRDEREFRRLWYVLQSVLGYDKLIVRPYRGLPPYDPRNGVAFAHIHMSVWHTFQSLDKAVFYTFMRGNVYTLEEASSGSMLNNTAAFRASSESGSFASLPQLKRILKGAYLCVTHDSVLCMRGTGSIPRWLRLAEVQEFHWSLVARHATTNAPAPFCVFVSDPPIPDLFFEPLPPTHGTDSIAAYTPLVDVRRLTCVIHDSCFASLSTRRVIRMREAQDPSMASYVARTVQEGQRRPTVQRGAGYNSTLSCPLPKEQLAAVWQQVQSELLERGNMLSRAAIPIYASNARDVELSEGQLSAVERELDEKREQRDDIVGMPLEHARRLERRGTEAAGVRRRANRPRPRHRDANASVERGSPSVLASVSSARGQASGATSPPTAAVTRVVPLTMELLQTPQLQGYFATGTAGGQRNGCEASSSKSSSRKESAVMTSSEYSSYVAPGARYISQEEWQSGMYARADSVLAAECTAHNSRHSPVIAAAECIVASTDKTAAGATSHQYSEERTLNEIIGCSMAALEESRTDFHQLDR, from the coding sequence ATGTTCTACACCTACGCGGAGAAGCACGGGAGCGGTTTCTTTGGCAGCTGGCAGACACGCCAGGTGGCCTTTgacacgctgcgccgctaccTCTACTACTCCGAGCCGGTCACCAACGTGATTCCTCTCGCTCACAGCCACACCCTGATGGCAACGgacatcaccaccaccactactaGTCATGATGGTAGCAGTGGCAATGATGTTGCGCAGCTTGCGCGCACAAGTCCTGCCGCGTCATCAAGCACCTCCGTGGGGTACGCAGTCGATGAAGTTGCCGTGCCACCGGCAAGTGTCACGTGGCGGTGCAAGGTGAAGGTGTCGagggtgctgccgctggctaCCATGCCTGAGTTTAGACCTGACCGCTGTGCCGATGAACGTGACCTCTATCAGCTCGAGATCCAAGGCGAGACTCGCCCGATGGTGCGGGGTGAGATACCGCCTGCGGGTCCACTTCTTTGCCCTGCCGCCGGCCTCTCCCAGCTGGAGCggtctcgctgctgcacgagcaACGACGCCTACATCCGCGACCCGTTTTTTCTGAAGGAACTTTTTGACAGCCTCCGCGACCAGTTTGAGCATCTGGCCAATAGGCGGACgcaagcggcggcagcagcggcagcggtcaGTGGTGACGGTCTCAACGGCCTCACCAGCTACGCTGTTGTTGGTGCGGGTGTGCAGACACTCGTAAGCCCTCGTGGTCCCAAgggagagctgctgcatgaCGGTGTCGTCACTCCGGTCCGACTCATCTTTCGCTGTCGTGATGAGCGAGAGTTCCGCCGGCTTTGGTATGTGCTGCAGTCAGTGCTCGGGTACGACAAGCTCATTGTCCGGCCATACCGCGGACTGCCTCCGTACGACCCGCGCAACGGTGTCGCCTTCGCTCATATCCACATGTCTGTATGGCACACCTTCCAGTCACTCGACAAGGCCGTCTTCTACACGTTCATGCGAGGCAACGTGtacacgctggaggaggcttCCAGCGGTAGTATGCTGAACAACACCGCAGCATTCCGCGCGTCGTCGGAGTCGGGCAGCTTTGCAAGCCTGCCACAGTTGAAGCGTATCTTGAAGGGGGCGTACCTCTGTGTCACACACGACTCCGTGCTGTGCATGCGTGGCACCGGTAGCATCCCTCGCTGGCTGCGCCTTGCGGAAGTGCAGGAGTTTCACTGGAGCCTTGTTGCTCGCCATGCGACGACGAATGCGCCGGCCCCCttctgtgtgtttgtgtcgGACCCGCCCATCCCAGACTTGTTCTTcgagccgctgcctcctACCCACGGCACCGACTCCATTGCCGCGTACACCCCACTAGTCGATGTTCGCCGCCTCACCTGTGTCATTCATGACTCttgctttgcctctctcagcACCCGACGCGTGATACGTATGAGAGAGGCGCAGGACCCATCGATGGCGTCCTATGTTGCCCGCACCGTGCAGGAGGGTCAGCGGCGGCCTACCGTGCAACGTGGGGCAGGCTACAATAGCACACTAAGCTGCCCTCTGCCAAAGGAGCAGCTCGCGGCGGTGTGGCAGCAGGTGCAATCGGAGCTACTGGAGCGTGGCAACATGCTAAGTCGTGCTGCTATTCCCATCTACGCCAGCAACGCCAGGGACGTGGAGCTCTCAGAGGGCCAACTTTCAGCGGTCGAGCGCGAGCTGGATGAGAAACGCGAGCAGCGCGACGACATCGTGGGGATGCCGCTCGAACACGCCCGGCGGCTGGAGCGGCGGGGCACGGAGGCAGCCGGCGTAAGGAGACGCGCAAACAGGCCTCGGCCGCGGCACCGAGACGCCAACGCCAGTGTGGAGCGGGGCTCGCCGTCGGTCCTTGCCTCTGTATCTTCTGCACGTGGACAGGCATCTGGGGCGACGTCACCCCCTACGGCAGCAGTAACACGTGTAGTGCCGCTCACGATGGAGCTACTGCAGACACCCCAACTCCAAGGCTATTTTGCGACCGGTACTGCAGGAGGGCAACGTAATGGGTGTGAGGCATCTAGTTCCAAGAGCAGCAGTCGGAAAGAGTCTGCCGTCATGACGAGCAGTGAGTACTCGAGCTACGTGGCTCCTGGTGCACGCTACATCTCCCAAGAGGAGTGGCAGAGTGGGATGTATGCACGCGCTGACTCCGTGCTCGCCGCTGAGTGCACCGCTCACAACTCTCGTCATTCGCCTGTGATTGCAGCAGCCGAGTGTATCGTAGCCTCGACGGACAagactgctgctggagcaacGTCGCACCAGTACAGTGAGGAGCGCACACTGAATGAAATTATTGGTTGCAGCATGGCAGCCCTAGAGGAAAGTCGCACCGACTTCCATCAGCTCGATCGGTGA
- a CDS encoding hypothetical protein (TriTrypDB/GeneDB-style sysID: LpmP.31.2390): MFYTYAEKQGNVFFDSWQMREIAFDTLRRHLYYSDCVSPEKIAYPNANNNPFPTVGASDDSLENREDTDSSLGTTGNNPAVSQLIMRPPVSPLNQRVHFNVAPPPPNDPEEVQWRKKIKVDMVVAVGKEHVFLLEDTHLKETDLFQVEIHGEVRPRAPGEIPSPGPLLCPSTGLSGLPDRCTVENDEFIRDPFFLRELYEALRYQFSNLRMERERAELASGLPVMAPNARKTQTLESPRPKNGGVFHGSRIKIILRMRTDYEFRRFVYVVQTVLGYDKLIVRPYRGLPPYDPRNGLIFSVIPMCVWHTFKSLDKAVFYSFLRGDLVGRNSSNQLYVALRGAYLCITHDSVLVMRDTGGIPRWIKLQEVRAFYYNVTSSRPFVAFLSDPGAPDIIFLPQPPIFGPEAVRRFSPSLEVLRLRHVIHETCFASLEIRRVINIEIAEASVRSFVECYERETRRSLDLDPARCYPGVLSCPLPKEQLAQVWREVQSFYATRDPAVASCAAIPLYQNNTNDTALTPDQLEALSRRLARERASRDDIVGLSYEEAYRIQAPTRRDGRLHSRHHLTPLHPDVEATTQSTGDVPEAQSDPHSNAASAGVGRDRAMATTSNHLHRTSMATVEDLEHANFQRSTGHEADADIRGGSPPRDSSGTSTVMSPTWVAVPSAAPLTTSHSTAAVSTDGNTRLPSDVAVSTLSGNVPSSSGRGGTLTHSNAGCAQLPNHRLETPQLSSSFSGGAAGLGASLPMGMSPGLVSGSFTSSQFGGNSVQYQMPGARYLSADEIVGAGSCVAVDHHTILMSETPVSTDGAVNALLANTEPNVSDIVNKSISAMQAASPSTKKRPSSAGRAVQTPRGGEGKVTPTPLSPLTTRRGRSTSRSIPHNNSSIET; encoded by the coding sequence ATGTTTTACACGTACGCAGAGAAGCAAGGGAACGTCTTCTTTGACAGCTGGCAGATGCGGGAAATCGCGTTTgacacgctgcgccgccacttATATTATTCCGACTGCGTCAGCCCGGAAAAGATTGCCTACCCGAATGCCAACAATAACCCGTTCCCCACTGTTGGTGCTTCGGATGACTCCTtggagaacagagaagatACTGACTCTAGTCTAGGCACCACGGGCAATAACCCCGCCGTTTCCCAGCTGATCATGCGCCCACCGGTATCCCCACTAAACCAGCGGGTTCACTTCAacgtggcaccgccgccgccaaacGATCCGGAGGAAGTGCAGTGGCGCAAGAAGATTAAGGTGGACATGGTTGTGGCAGTCGGCAAGGAGCATGTGTTTCTGCTGGAAGACACACACCTCAAGGAAACCGACCTGTTCCAGGTCGAAATTCACGGAGAGGTACGGCCAAGGGCACCTGGTGAGATACCATCGCCAGGTCCGCTGCTGTGCCCGTCCACCGGGCTGTCCGGGCTGCCAGATCGGTGCACTGTGGAGAACGACGAGTTTATTCGTGATCCGTTCTTCTTACGCGAACTCTATGAGGCGCTACGGTACCAGTTTTCGAATCTGcggatggagagagagcgtgcaGAGCTGGCCAGTGGCCTGCCTGTGATGGCGCCGAATGCGCGAAAGACGCAGACGCTGGAATCGCCTCGGCCAAAGAATGGCGGCGTGTTCCACGGCAGCCGCATCAAGATAATCCTGCGCATGCGCACCGACTACGAGTTCCGCCGATTCGTGTATGTGGTGCAGACTGTGCTCGGGTACGACAAGCTCATTGTCCGACCGTACCGCGGTCTTCCCCCGTACGACCCGCGGAACGGTCTCATCTTTTCGGTCATCCCGATGTGCGTCTGGCACACCTTCAAGTCACTCGACAAGGCCGTCTTCTACAGCTTCCTGCGTGGTGACTTGGTTGGCCGCAACTCCAGCAATCAGCTTtatgtggcgctgcgcggtgcCTATCTCTGTATCACGCACGACAGCGTTCTTGTGATGCGCGACACCGGCGGCATTCCACGGTGGATTAAGCTGCAGGAAGTGCGTGCGTTTTACTACAACGTGACGAGCAGTCGCCCCTTTGTTGCCTTCCTCTCTGATCCTGGCGCCCCCGATATCATATTTCTACCGCAGCCGCCCATCTTTGGCCccgaggcggtgcgccgctTCAGCCCGTCGCTGGAGGTactgcggctgcgccacGTCATTCACGAGACGTGCTTTGCCTCGCTCGAGATTAGGCGAGTGATCAATATTGAGATCGCCGAGGCGTCGGTGCGCAGCTTCGTGGAGTGCTACGAACGGGAGACACGGCGCAGCCTCGACTTAGACCCTGCGCGATGCTACCCTGGGGTGCTAAGCTGTCCGCTGCCGAAGGAGCAGCTTGCGCAGGTGTGGCGGGAAGTGCAGAGCTTCTACGCCACGCGCGATCCGGCCGTTGCTAGCTGTGCAGCCATTCCACTCTATCAAAACAACACGAACGACACCGCGCTCACGCCCGACCAGCTTGAGGCCTTGTCCAGGCGCCTCGCTCGCGAGAGGGCGAGCAGGGACGACATCGTTGGACTATCGTACGAGGAGGCGTACCGCATCCAGGCACCAACACGACGGGATGGTCGCCTGCACAGCCGTCACCACCTGACGCCATTGCACCCAGATGTGGAAGCTACCACGCAGTCCACCGGTGATGTCCCGGAGGCTCAATCGGACCCTCACTCCAACGCGGCTTCTGCCGGTGTCGGCCGTGACAGGGCTATGGCAACGACATCAAACCACCTACACCGCACTTCCATGGCGACCGTAGAGGACCTGGAGCACGCCAACTTCCAACGCAGTACAGGACATGAAGCGGACGCCGATATAAGAGGAGGAAGTCCTCCGCGCGACAGTTCTGGAACATCCACCGTGATGTCCCCCACGTGGGTAGCGGTGCCTAGTGCGGCACCTCTCACCACATCGCACTCGACGGCAGCAGTCTCCACCGACGGCAATACACGTCTTCCCTCTGATGTGGCTGTGTCCACCCTATCAGGCAATGTACCGTCGTCGAGCGGTAGAGGCGGCACGCTCACTCACTCGAACGCGGGCTGTGCTCAACTACCGAACCACCGCTTGGAGACACCGCAGCTGAGTTCCAGCTTCAGTGGAGGCGCCGCTGGCCTCGGCGCGTCGCTGCCCATGGGTATGTCACCGGGGTTGGTAAGCGGCAGCTTCACGAGCAGCCAATTTGGCGGCAACAGTGTGCAGTACCAGATGCCAGGAGCACGGTACCTGAGCGCGGACGAGATAGTGGGTGCCGGCTCCTGTGTTGCAGTGGATCACCATACCATCTTGATGAGCGAGACTCCGGTGAGCACCGACGGAGCTGTCAATGCCCTCTTAGCCAATACAGAGCCAAACGTGTCGGATATTGTAAATAAGAGCATCTCGGCAATGCAGGCGGCGTCCCCATCGACAAAAAAGCGGCCGAGTTCTGCCGGACGAGCGGTGCAGACACcgagggggggtgaagggaAGGTGACTCCtacgcccctctctcccctaaCGACACGGCGGGGGAGGTCCACTTCACGGAGCATCCCTCATAACAACTCCTCCATCGAAACATAA